A stretch of DNA from Lentisphaerota bacterium:
GGACCCGCTGGCGGGTCTCCATCTCGGAGAGCTGCGCCTGCAACTGCGCGGCCCGCCGCTCCCGGCCCAGCGATTGCTCGCGCATCTGCTGCAATTCGGCGCGAGACTGGTCGATCGCCCGCTTCTGCTCATCAAAGAGACGCTGCGCCTCGGCGGACGCCTGGCGCGCTTGCTCGCCTTGGGAGGCCAGCGACTGACGGTGCAGCTCGAGCTCGGCCGACTGGGTGGCCAGCCACTCAACCTGCTGGCGGGTCTGGGTGATCTCGCGCGTATCGCGCTCGGCCCAGCCGCGATATTCGGCGATCCGCTGTTCGTTGACGCGGATCACCTCTTGCGCCCGAAGGAGGCGGTTGTCGGCCTGAGCCGCCGATTCCGTGAGCACGCCGATCTGCTGCTCCGTCCGGAGCATCTCCTCGTGGATGCGGGACGAAACCTGTTCGGCTGCCATCACGGCGTCTTGCTCCTGCGCCAGGCGGACCGTCAGCCGCTCCGACGCCGCGTCCAGGTCACGGATGCGAATATCGAGCGCCGCCAGCCGCCGACGGGTGACGAACAGGTCGATGCCGCGCAGCTCGTCGCGCAGCTCCTTGAATTTCTGAGCCTTTCCGGCCTGACGCTGCAGCGAACCAATCTGCCGTTTGACCTCGCGAATCACATCGGTCAGCCGGAGCAGGTTGGCTTCGGTCTGTTCCAGCTTGCGCAGTGCCTCCTTGCGGTCGGCCTTGAACTTGGTGATGCCGGCCGCCTCCTCGAAGATGGTGCGCCGGTCCTCGGGCTTGGACGAGAGGATGGCATCAATCTGCCCCTGGGCCATGACTGAATAGGAGGTGGTGCCGATGCCCGTGCCCATGAGGAGGCGGTGGATCTCCTTGAGGCGGCAGGGGGTCTTGTTCAGGAAATACTGGCCCTCGCCCGACCGGTACACGCGCCGGGTGATGGTGACCTCGTTGAACTCGGTGTCGAGGACGCCTTCGCAATCGGCGAAGGTGATGGAGACCTCGGCCAGTCCCAGGGGCTTGCGGCTGTCGGTGCCGTTGAACAGGACATCGCTCATCTTGGCGCAGCGCAGCGCGGTCGGGCGCTGCTCGCCCAGCACCCAGCGGATGGCGTCCGACACGTTGCTCTTGCCGCAGCCGTTCGGGCCGACGATCGCTATCAGCCCCGGTTCAAACGACATGCGGGTACGATCAGCAAAGCTCTTGAAGCCGATGATTTCCAGCGTTTTTAAATACACGGGCGCCTCAGGTTGCGGCAGCCTGCCACCCAGCGGGTCGCGGCGGAGACTGTGAACGAAGAACGGGCTGATATATACCACGAATGAGGGGGGCGCAGCAAGCCGATCCTATGAACGGGGGGCATTTCTGGCCCATAGCTTCACGTTGGGATCCGCAGATTGCGCAGATGTTGATTCAATCTGTGGTCATCCGCGAAATCTGCGGAAAAGTTACTGCGGTCGATTATTCCCCCTCTGTGGGCGGTGGGCTCGTCCGTAACTTGGACAAATTCTCTGAATATCGCGACACGTTGCGAATTCAGTTGCTGAATATGGGCTATGAATCTGATTGGCGGGTCTTGCTCAAGCCGATGAAATGGAAGCGGCGCTTAAATCGCACGGCCGATCGTCTGCGCCAGGGCCTCCGGCGTGAGGCCAAACTGCTCGCGCAGGCCGGCGGGGGTTCCCTGCGGAATAAAGCGGTCGGGCCAGCCGAACCGGTGCACGCGCGCCTGGGACACGCCGAGCGTGTCCAGCTCCTCGGCGAGCGCGCTGCCGAAGCCGCCGGCGACCGCGCCGTTTTCCAGCGTCACAAACCGGGCGCCGGATTCCGCCTGCTGGCGGAGCCGCTCCCGGTCCAGCGGCTTGATGAACCGCGCGTTGACGACGCCCGCCGCGACGCCCCGCTCGCGCAACCGCGCCGCCGTCTCGCAGCCCAGGGTGACAAAATCGCCGAGCGCCCAGATCCAGACCGGCGGACCGTCGCCGGTCGGCGGCTCGACCACCTCCGCGACGCCGACGGGCAGCGGCTCCGCAGTCACGGCGGCGGCGGCGCCGCCGGCCGGATCGCGGGGATAGCGGATAGCGACCGGGCCGGGATGCCGCGCCGCCGTTTCCAGCATCCGGCCCAGTTCGGCCTCGTCGCGCGGCTGCATGAACACCAGATTCGGCAGGCAGCGCAGCATCGGAATGTCAAACACCCCGTGGTGCGTCGGACCATCGCTGCCGACCACACCGGCGCGGTCCATGCAGAACACCACCGGCAGTCCCTGCAGGCAGACGTCGTGCATCACGCAATCAACCGCCCGCTGCATGAAGGTCGAATAGATCGCCACGAACGGTCTCAGCCCCTCGGCCGCCAGCCCCGCCGCAAACACCACGGCGTGCTCCTCGCAGATGCCGACGTCGAAGAACCGGTCGGGAAATTGCCGCGCAAACCCGGTGAGGCCCGTCCCGCCGCACATGGCGGCGGTGATCGCCACCACCGACGGATCGCGCTGCGCCAGCACGCACAGCCGCTCGCCCAAAACGTGCGAATAGCCCCGCGGGGGCGGCGCGGCCTCTCCCCCCTCGGGATCGAAACAGCCGACCCCGTGCCACGCCTCGGGATTCAACTCGGCGGGCCGATGGCCGCGCCCCTTGAGGGTCGAGACGTGGATCAGGATCGGCCGGTCATAGGCCCGGGCGACGGTGAGCGCGTCGCACAGCGCGCCGAGGTCGTGGCCGTCCACCGGCCCCATGTAGCGCAAGCCGAACTCCTCAAACAGGGCGTTCTTCAGGAACAGGCTCTTGACCGCCTGTTCGGTGCGATGGTAGACCCCGCGCAACGAATCCATTCGCAGACGGTGGCCGACCTGCTCCGCCGCCGCCTTCCAGCGGTTGTAGCTCGGGCTGGCGAGCAGCCGGCCCAGATGCGAGGAGATCGCCCCGACCGGCCCGCCGATGGACATCTCGTTGTCATTCAGGATCACGATCATCCGGCGGGTCACCGAACTCAGGGTGTTCAACGCCTCCAGCGAAATGCCGTTGCCGAGCGAGGCGTCGCCGACGACGGCGACCACCGACTCGCGCCCGCCGCGCCTGTCGCGCGCCGCAGCCATCCCCATGGCCGCCGAGATCGCCGTCCCGGCATGGCCCGCGCCGAAGGCGTCGCACGGACTCTCCTCGCGCTTTTGGAATCCTGAGAGCCCGGCGGGCTGGCGGAGGGTGTCAAAGCGGTCGCCACGGCCGGTCAGCAACTTCCAGGCATACGTCTGATGGCCGACATCCCAGACAATCTTGTCGGCCGGCGGCTTGAACACCCGCAGCAGCGCGACCGTCAGATCGACGACGCCCAAATTCGAGGCCAGATGCCCTCCGTTCCGGCTCACCACCGCAATAATCCGTTTGCGGATCTCTTCGGCCAGAAGCGGCAACGCGTCAGCCGGCAGATTGCCCACATCTCCAGCGCCGGTAATGGTTTGCAGTAGGCTCATGATGCGTGAAGCGTCCTGATTTGTTTTTGTGTGTCTTGGTAGTATAGCCGTTCCCGCGATCATTTGCACCAGAAAGTATTGAAACCGCTGTCGTGATATTGACGTTTCGCTCCACTTGTGGCAGACTCCCCGTACGAACTCGCAGCGTGCCTGTTTCGTACCTGTTTTTACAGTCGTACGACCGGAGCCGACCGGAGCCGACGAAACGTGTTTGAGTGATGATCACATCCGAGGGATCCGATGAAATACGACTACGACCTCATTTGCATTGGACTTGGGCCTGCTGGCATGGCGGTGTCCATTATGGCGAGTTCAATGGGACTCAAAGTGGCGGCCATTGAAAAAAACGCTATCGGCGGAGAGTGCATGAATGTCGGTTGCATTCCCTCCAAGGCGCTGCTACACGTTGCCCGTGCGCGTAACTTCTATTCGAACCTGGCTGACTATGGATTGTCGCCGGTTGAGGCGCCGAAAGTCAACAACCCGTTCGCCATCATTCAACAGCATCTGTCATACATTTCAGAGAAGAAGACGAGCGCCATGTTTGACAAGGTTGACGTAATTTTGCGCGAGGGGTCAGCCGTCTTTATCGACGCACACCGGGTCAAAGTGGGCGAAAAAACACTGAGTGCCAAGCGCATCTTTGTCGCAACAGGCACTCGCCCGATGGTGCTGCCGATTCCCGGCATAGCATCCATTCAATTCCTCACCAATGAGAATGTATTTAAACTGCAACGCATTCCGCCGCGCTTGATTGTCTTGGGAGGCGGTGCTATCGCGTGTGAATTGAGTCAAGCGTTCCAGCGCTTGGGCAGTCAAGTCACCATCATTCAGCGTTCAGCCTGCTTGCTATCGGCTGGCGAACCAAGCGCCGCTGCAATCCTG
This window harbors:
- the dxs gene encoding 1-deoxy-D-xylulose-5-phosphate synthase; the protein is MSLLQTITGAGDVGNLPADALPLLAEEIRKRIIAVVSRNGGHLASNLGVVDLTVALLRVFKPPADKIVWDVGHQTYAWKLLTGRGDRFDTLRQPAGLSGFQKREESPCDAFGAGHAGTAISAAMGMAAARDRRGGRESVVAVVGDASLGNGISLEALNTLSSVTRRMIVILNDNEMSIGGPVGAISSHLGRLLASPSYNRWKAAAEQVGHRLRMDSLRGVYHRTEQAVKSLFLKNALFEEFGLRYMGPVDGHDLGALCDALTVARAYDRPILIHVSTLKGRGHRPAELNPEAWHGVGCFDPEGGEAAPPPRGYSHVLGERLCVLAQRDPSVVAITAAMCGGTGLTGFARQFPDRFFDVGICEEHAVVFAAGLAAEGLRPFVAIYSTFMQRAVDCVMHDVCLQGLPVVFCMDRAGVVGSDGPTHHGVFDIPMLRCLPNLVFMQPRDEAELGRMLETAARHPGPVAIRYPRDPAGGAAAAVTAEPLPVGVAEVVEPPTGDGPPVWIWALGDFVTLGCETAARLRERGVAAGVVNARFIKPLDRERLRQQAESGARFVTLENGAVAGGFGSALAEELDTLGVSQARVHRFGWPDRFIPQGTPAGLREQFGLTPEALAQTIGRAI